A segment of the Lycium barbarum isolate Lr01 chromosome 7, ASM1917538v2, whole genome shotgun sequence genome:
GGCGAGGATGCTCTTGAGACATGGGAAGAACTAAAAGCAGCCATCCGCTTACAGTTCTTCCCCGAGAACGTCGAGTATAATGCACGGAGGAAACTTCGGGAGCTCAGGCAAACGAATTCAGTCCGAGATTATGTCCGCGAGTTCTCTGCCCTCATGCTGAACATAAGGGACATGGGCGACAAGGACAAACTTTTCACGTTCATGGAAGGCTTGAAACCCTATGCCCGCATGGAAATACAAAGACAGAGGGTGGATACCTTGCCCAAGGCCATCCAAGCTGCGGAATGCCTCAGTGACTATCAAGTGGATGCTCGAAAGGATAAACCTCAACCACCAGCCCGTGGGGGATTCAAAGGGGGCCAATCCTACAATGCTGGCCCCAGCAGAAGTGGGGGAGATCGTAGTGCGACCAAATCAAAAGGTTCTTCCTCAGGCAGCAATAGTGCTGCATCTCATAATAATGATCGGGGGCGGAAGCCCCCCTCAGGATGTCGTCATTGCGGCGGACCACATTGGAACAATGAATGCCCACAGGCACAGATGAACGCCCATCAAATTTTGGATGATGGGACGGATGATGAGGATGATGCGGATCAGACAGAACCAATAGGTGCCTTCAATGCACTTGTTTGTTCCATTTCCAATGTTGTAGAAGGCACCAGTGCCGGCATATGCAAAAAGAAAGACCCAAGCTCAACTGCCAAGAAGGGAAAAGCCAAGGCAGGCAACGGGCCTCCTCCCAGAAAGGAGAAGACCCTGATGTTTGTCGACTTGAGAGTAAATGGCAAGCCTATTAAGGCCATGATAGACACAGGTGCTACGCACAACTACTTGGCCACCACAGAAGTAGAGCGCCTTGGTCTAGTTGTTGGAAAGGGTAAGGGTCGTGTCAAAGCTATCAACTCGCCACCCCAATTGGTGGGCGGAATAGCCAAAGGAGTGCCGGTAAAGATGGGTCCTTATGAAGGCAAGTTCGACTTGCGGGTTGTGATCATTGACGATTTCGACTTGATAGTGGGGTTGGAATTCATGAGGCAAACTAACATCATTCCCATACCCTATGCGGACATGCTTCTGATAATGGGAGCAAACGGGGCCAAACCTTGCATTGTCCCGTGCACAACCATAAAGATGGCATCAGGAAATATCTCTGCATTGCAACTGAAGAAGGGGGTCCATCGACAAGAACCCACGTTCCTGGCTACCCTTTGCAATGAAGAGATTGAGTCTTCTTCAGGCCCCATTCCAACGCCTGTGAAGGAGCTCATGAAGGAGTTTGAGGATGTCATGCCACAAGACATGCCGAAGCGACTCCCGCCTAGGCGGACGGTCGATCATGAAATTGAATTGGTGCCTGGCGCGAAGCCACCTGCCCGCGCACCCTACAGAATGTCACAACCCGAACTCACCGAGCTTCGGAGACAATTGACAGAGATGCTGGACACGGGGATCATCGTTCCCTCCAAATCACCTTATGGGTCACCTGTATTATTCCAAAAGAAACATGACGGTACCCTAAGGCTCTGTGTTGACTATCGAGCTCTCAacaagatcaccgtgaagaacaagtatcccataCCACTAATGGCGGACTTGTTTGATAGACTGGGCGGAGCCACAGTGTTCACCAAAGTAGACCTGAAGACAGGTTATTGGCAAGTCCGCATTGCTGAAGGAGACGAGTCCAAGACGACATGTGTAACCAGATATGGCTCGTTCGACTTCCTGGTCATGCCGTTCGgcttgaccaatgctccggccacGTTTTGCACCCTAATGAACCAGGTCTTTCGAGAATACATTGATGAATTTGTGGTAGTATACCTGGACGACATTGTGGTGTACAGCAAAACGTTAGGCGAACACCTGGAGCACCTGAGGAAAGTCCTAACTCGGTTGCGAGAGCATGAATTGTACGTAAAGCTGTCCAAATGCTCTTTTGCCCAAAAACAGATTGACTTTCTCGGGCATGTTGTTGAAGAGGGTCGCATCAAGATGGACCAACAAAAGATCAGGGCTATCACAGATTGGCCACCACCCAAGGATATCCATGCCGTGAGGGCTTTCCTTGGCCTATGCAACTTTTATCGGCGATTCGTCAAGGACTAATCCCTCATTGCATTACCACTGACGGAACTCCTCAAGAAGATCACACCTTGGGATTGGTCGCCAAAGAGAGCAGACGCTTTCAATTCACTAAAAGCGGCTATGTCTAGTAGCCCTGTCTTGGCCTTGCCTGATTTGACCAAACCTTTCGAAGTGGAAACAGATGCCTCCGACTACGCCTTGGGCGGAGTCTTGCTACAAGAGGGGCACCCGGTGGCCTACGAGAGTAGAAAGTTGAAGGATGCAGAACGGCGCTATGCGGCTCACGAGAAAGAATTATTGGCTGTGGTCCACTGCCTGCgcctttggaggcactatcttctGGGATCCCCATTTGTGGTGAAGACGGATAACACGGCTGTCAGTCACTTCATGACCCAGCCAAGTCTAAATGGCCGCCAGGCCAGATGGCAGGAGCTCCTAGCGGAATTTCACTTCAATCTGGAATACCGAAGTGGGAAGACCAACCATGttgcggatgcacttagccgaagGGCCGATCTAGCATCGGTATGCTTTCTCGCCACCCTCAGGGGGAGCGAAGTAGCTACCACCATAAAAGATCAAATCCAGGATCTTCTCAGCAAAGACCCTTCGGCACAGTACTTGGTCGACCTAGCAGGTCAAGGGAAAACTCGCCAGTTCTACATGGAGGACGGGTTCTTGAAGGCAAAAGGAAACCGCCTTTATGTTCCTAAAGGAGGAGATTTGCGGAGAACTCTCCTAATGGAATGTCACGATACTCTATGGGCAGGCCACCCAGGAGAAGAGCGTACCATGGCACTGCTACGCCGTGCATATTATTGGCCCCAGATGGCAGATGATGTTGCTCAGTATGTGAAGACTTGCCTAGTATGCCAGAAAGACAAGTCCGATCGCTTGACACAAGCGGGCCTGTTGGAGCCATTACCTGTCCCAAAGAGGCCTTGGGAAAGCGTCTCATTGGATTTCATCACCGGCTTGCCCAAGGTTGGAGATCTCACGACTATCTTGGTCGTGGTTGATCGGTTTTCCAAATATGCTACTTTCATTGCAGCACCCAAGTATATATCAGCAGAGGAGACAGCTCGACTCTTCTTCACCCATGTTGTCAAATATTGGGGTCTGCCCAAGGATATTGTTAGCGATCGTGACTCTCGCTTCACTAGCAACTTTTGGACCCAGCTCTTTAAGTGATTGGGGTCTAAATTGAGTCACAGCTCGAGTTTTCACCCACAATCCGATGGCCAGACGGAGCGGTTCAATGGCATGTTGGAGGAATACTTGCGGCACTTTGTTACCGGCTCGCAGAAGAATTGGGTGAAGCTATTGGATGCGGCCCAACTGTGTTTCAACTCACAAAAGAGCTCTAGCACAAACAGGAGCGCTTTTGAAATTGTTACCGGGCAGCAACCGCTACTCCCACACACTGTGAATGCCCCAAACATGGCCAAATCTCCACGAGCAGCTAGCTTCTCGAAAGAATGGAAGCAGAATTTAGAGATAGTGCGGAGCTATCTAGTGAAGGCACAAAAGCGGATGAAGAGGCATGCAGATCAAAATCGCCGCTTTGTGGAATATCAGGTTGGGGACAAGGTGATGGTGAAGATCCCAAAGAGATACCTATTTGCAGGGGTCCATGACCCCCGCCTGTTGCAAAAATACA
Coding sequences within it:
- the LOC132601522 gene encoding uncharacterized protein LOC132601522 — encoded protein: MVNHGDRLSILETAVNRFRPVPERVEDLDRRMRQAEQDIVNIATDTDAAAQAAATQRDEDLAHRTQEADRLTAMQVTIDNLTNQINVVNAALQGLLRGGGNPIGGAANIALAPQKLKIPEPKPYQGSRNAKEVENFIFDIEQYFDAVGELEEPKKVATAAMYLQGDAKLWWRVKYEGIKAGEDALETWEELKAAIRLQFFPENVEYNARRKLRELRQTNSVRDYVREFSALMLNIRDMGDKDKLFTFMEGLKPYARMEIQRQRVDTLPKAIQAAECLSDYQVDARKDKPQPPARGGFKGGQSYNAGPSRSGGDRSATKSKGSSSGSNSAASHNNDRGRKPPSGCRHCGGPHWNNECPQAQMNAHQILDDGTDDEDDADQTEPIGAFNALVCSISNVVEGTSAGICKKKDPSSTAKKGKAKAGNGPPPRKEKTLMFVDLRVNGKPIKAMIDTGATHNYLATTEVERLGLVVGKGKGRVKAINSPPQLVGGIAKGVPVKMGPYEGKFDLRVVIIDDFDLIVGLEFMRQTNIIPIPYADMLLIMGANGAKPCIVPCTTIKMASGNISALQLKKGVHRQEPTFLATLCNEEIESSSGPIPTPVKELMKEFEDVMPQDMPKRLPPRRTVDHEIELVPGAKPPARAPYRMSQPELTELRRQLTEMLDTGIIVPSKSPYGSPVLFQKKHDGTLRLCVDYRALNKITVKNKYPIPLMADLFDRLGGATVFTKVDLKTGYWQVRIAEGDESKTTCVTRYGSFDFLVMPFGLTNAPATFCTLMNQVFREYIDEFVVVYLDDIVVYSKTLGEHLEHLRKVLTRLREHELYVKLSKCSFAQKQIDFLGHVVEEGRIKMDQQKIRAITDWPPPKDIHAVRAFLGLCNFYRRFVKD